The following are encoded together in the Oncorhynchus gorbuscha isolate QuinsamMale2020 ecotype Even-year linkage group LG03, OgorEven_v1.0, whole genome shotgun sequence genome:
- the LOC124032098 gene encoding protein-serine O-palmitoleoyltransferase porcupine-like has protein sequence MMGSFSRQEFFHELVEGCLLPTAQQGLEQVWQLLVICLLCRLLWILGLPSYVKHLSTVAGGFYTLYLFFELHMVWVVLLSLLCYLILFLCRHSSNRATFLSITILIYLFMGELHMMDTTTWHKMRGSQMVVAMKAISLAFDLDRGVVANVPSPVEFMGYIYFVGTIIFGPWISFNSYREAIEGRKLSFSWIWKVCVSWVKSQLCLITSNCVAPYLFPYFIPIYGDELLRNKTKRKIRASVARWLLAYENALSFHFSNYFVGYLSETTTTLAGAGFTEEKDNLKWDMTIARPLHVEFPRSMVEVATSWNLPMSKWLHTYVFTSARNLGTFSAILVTYTASALLHGLSFHLGAVLLSLGFITYIEHVLRKRLAAIFNACILSKKCQPNCSHKNNKVLWVYVFNVAFSTLAVFHLAYLGSLFNSSVDYMDEKSDVANHTIQKWSELSWASHWVTFGCWVLYRIIL, from the exons ATGATGGGGTCCTTCAGCCGACAGGAGTTCTTCCATGAGCTTGTGGAGGGCTGTCTTCTGCCCACCGCTCAGCAGGGCCTGGAGCAGGTCTGGCAGCTTCTGGTCATCTGCCTTCTATGCCGACTTCTCTGGATTCTGG GCCTCCCATCCTATGTGAAACACCTGAGCACTGTGGCAGGAGGGTTCTACACCCTGTACCTGTTCTTTGAGCTCCACATGGTGTGGGTGGTACTGCTCAGTCTACTGTGctacctcatcctcttcctctgtcgACACTCCAGTAACCGGGCCACCTTCCTATCCATCACCATCCTCATCTACCTGTTCATGGG AGAGCTGCATATGATGGACACCACCACCTGGCACAAAATGAGAG GTTCCCAGATGGTGGTTGCCATGAAGGCCATTTCTCTAGCCTTTGACCTGGATCGGGGTGTGGTGGCTAATGTGCCTTCTCCTGTGGAGTTCATGGGCTATATCTACTTTGTTGGGACGATCATATTTGGGCCCTGGATCAGCTTTAACAGCTACAGAGAGGCTATAGAGGGCCGCAAACTG AGTTTCTCCTGGATATGGAAAGTGTGTGTCAGCTGGGTGAAGAGCCAGCTGTGTCTGATCACCTCTAACTGTGttgctccctacctcttcccttacTTCATCCCCATCTACGGAGACGAGCTGCTACGCAA CAAAACAAAACGGAAGATTAG AGCTTCTGTGGCAAG GTGGCTCCTGGCCTATGAGAATGCACTCTCATTCCACTTCAGCAACTACTTTGTGGGTTACCTGAGTGAGACTACCACCACTCTGGCTGGAGCAGGCTTTACTGAGGAGAaagacaacctgaaatg GGATATGACGATTGCCAGGCCCTTGCATGTGGAGTTTCCCAGGTCTATGGTGGAGGTGGCCACCTCGTGGAATCTGCCCATGTCCAAATGGCTCCACACCT ATGTTTTTACCAGTGCTCGCAACCTTGGAACCTTTTCAGCCATCCTAGTGACATACACAGCCAGTGCACTTCTACAT GGTCTCAGCTTCCACCTGGGTGCAGTGCTACTGTCTCTCGGGTTCATCACGTATATTGAGCATG TTTTGCGGAAGAGATTGGCAGCCATTTTTAATGCGTGTATTCTGTCAAAGAAATGCCAGCCAAACTGCTCTCACAAGAACAATAAG GTCCTGTGGGTGTACGTCTTTAACGTAGCCTTCAGCACCCTGGCTGTCTTCCACCTGGCATACCTGGGCTCTCTGTTCAACTCCAGTGTTGACTACATGGATGAAAAG AGTGACGTGGCCAACCACACCATTCAGAAGTGGTCGGAGCTGAGCTGGGCCAGCCACTGGGTGACGTTTGGCTGCTGGGTGCTCTACCGCATCATCCTCtaa
- the LOC124022596 gene encoding myeloid zinc finger 1-like translates to MADQEIGPVGLGKRAAAGAAVFKVREAAMAILQTESTGNLKVQKRSVPSTPFIVPEPSLKPYKRPPTLLMPPSHHAIPVGGFTCEVCGQNFFSFPQMVRHKQFHDEERPFPCGVCGKRFLSRSHYTEHQRVHTGERPFPCDQCERSFTTHHNLKRHHTIHAKEEAYRCRKCGVLFCQRHEYPNGIPQPDLEPRPGFESMPTMQPTPPIQVTLTPKQLKKLNKKSHNLSTKHDHSKKKKKKRRVKHPGTAEKVHSVPQEELWPVLLTREKLQKVAYDIEVIL, encoded by the coding sequence ATGGCTGACCAAGAAATTGGGCCCGTTGGGTTGGGCAAGAGGGCTGCAGCAGGTGCTGCAGTTTTCAAAGTGCGTGAGGCTGCAATGGCTATTCTTCAAACAGAATCTACTGGTAACCTGAAAGTACAAAAACGGAGTGTCCCATCGACTCCTTTTATCGTACCAGAACCTTCCCTAAAACCATACAAGCGGCCCCCCACTCTGCTAATGCCACCTTCGCACCATGCCATCCCAGTTGGAGGATTTACCTGTGAGGTGTGCGGCCAGAACTTCTTCTCTTTTCCTCAGATGGTGAGACACAAACAGTTCCACGACGAAGAAAGGCCCTTtccctgtggtgtgtgtgggaaACGTTTCCTGAGCCGCAGCCACTACACTGAGCACCAGCGGGTTCACACTGGGGAGCGCCCCTTTCCTTGCGACCAGTGTGAGCGCTCGTTCACCACACACCACAACCTAAAGCGTCACCACACCATCCATGCCAAAGAGGAGGCGTACCGCTGCCGAAAGTGTGGCGTACTCTTCTGCCAGCGTCACGAGTACCCCAATGGCATACCTCAACCTGACCTCGAGCCTCGACCTGGGTTCGAATCAATGCCCACGATGCAACCCACACCTCCCATTCAGGTCACACTCACACCCAAGCAGCTTAAGAAGCTTAACAAGAAGAGCCATAATCTCTCAACCAAACATGATCATTCtaagaagaaaaagaaaaagaggaGAGTCAAGCATCCAGGCACAGCAGAGAAAGTACATTCTGTGCCTCAAGAGGAACTTTGGCCTGTGTTGTTAACTAGAGAAAAATTGCAAAAAGTTGCGTATGACATCGAGGTTATTCTTTGA